In Myxocyprinus asiaticus isolate MX2 ecotype Aquarium Trade chromosome 46, UBuf_Myxa_2, whole genome shotgun sequence, a single window of DNA contains:
- the LOC127435899 gene encoding junctophilin-3-like isoform X3 produces MSTGGRFNFDDGGSYCGGWEEGKAHGHGICTGPKGQGEYAGSWSHGFEVVGIYTWPSGNTYQGTWAQGKRHGIGVENKGKWVYKGEWTHGFKGRYGVRESTGTSSKYEGTWNNGLQDGYGTETYSDGGQLMPEGKRKQRQQRHRKPRKSADWPGSPPKSSPPLSSTEETEWSASDPNSRTPVRMTWR; encoded by the exons ATGTCCACTGGAGGCAGGTTCAATTTTGATGATGGGGGATCATACTGTGGAGGGTGGGAAGAGGGAAAGGCCCATGGCCATGGAATCTGCACAGGACCCAAGGGCCAAGGCGAGTATGCAGGCTCCTGGAGCCACGGTTTTGAGGTGGTGGGCATCTATACCTGGCCCAGTGGGAACACCTATCAGGGGACATGGGCGCAAGGCAAGCGTCATGGCATCGGAGTTGAGAACAAGGGCAAGTGGGTTTATAAGGGTGAGTGGACACATGGATTTAAGGGACGCTACGGTGTGCGGGAGAGCACAGGAACCAGCAGCAAGTACGAGGGTACATGGAACAACGGCCTACAGGATGGATATGGAACGGAGACATATTCTGATGGAG GACAGCTCATGCCAGAGGGAAAGCGGAAGCAGCGACAGCAACGGCACAGAAAGCCCAGGAAGAGTGCAGACTGGCCCGGATCACCGCCAAAGAGTTCTCCCCCTCTTTCCAGCACAGAGGAAACA GAGTGGAGTGCCAGCGACCCAAACAGCAGAACTCCAGTGAGAATGACGTGGAGGTGA
- the LOC127435899 gene encoding junctophilin-3-like isoform X2, whose amino-acid sequence MSTGGRFNFDDGGSYCGGWEEGKAHGHGICTGPKGQGEYAGSWSHGFEVVGIYTWPSGNTYQGTWAQGKRHGIGVENKGKWVYKGEWTHGFKGRYGVRESTGTSSKYEGTWNNGLQDGYGTETYSDGGTYHGQWMGGMRHGYGVRQSVPYGMAAIIHSPLRTSINSLRSEHSNGTALLTGDRAPVAGVGSGGVLAAGSPAVSRGGFVLMAHSEAELLKNKKKGLFRRSLLSGLKLRKSESKSSLASQRSKQSSFRSEAGMSTVSSAASDINSTISLGDGEGESPVGDDDVDATTTESYAGEWKNDKRTGCGVSRRSDGLQYQGEWLGNKRHGYGCTTFPDGTKEEGKYKQNVLVSGKRKNLIPLRASKIREKVDRVVEVADKAADIAKQKSEIALSR is encoded by the exons ATGTCCACTGGAGGCAGGTTCAATTTTGATGATGGGGGATCATACTGTGGAGGGTGGGAAGAGGGAAAGGCCCATGGCCATGGAATCTGCACAGGACCCAAGGGCCAAGGCGAGTATGCAGGCTCCTGGAGCCACGGTTTTGAGGTGGTGGGCATCTATACCTGGCCCAGTGGGAACACCTATCAGGGGACATGGGCGCAAGGCAAGCGTCATGGCATCGGAGTTGAGAACAAGGGCAAGTGGGTTTATAAGGGTGAGTGGACACATGGATTTAAGGGACGCTACGGTGTGCGGGAGAGCACAGGAACCAGCAGCAAGTACGAGGGTACATGGAACAACGGCCTACAGGATGGATATGGAACGGAGACATATTCTGATGGAG GTACATACCACGGCCAATGGATGGGCGGTATGCGTCACGGCTATGGTGTACGGCAGAGTGTTCCATACGGCATGGCAGCCATCATCCATTCACCTCTGCGTACCTCCATAAACTCTTTACGCTCCGAGCACAGTAACGGCACAGCGCTGCTGACTGGCGATCGGGCGCCTGTAGCCGGCGTGGGGAGCGGAGGTGTCCTAGCAGCGGGCAGCCCAGCAGTGTCCCGTGGAGGCTTTGTGTTGATGGCCCACAGTGAGGCTGAGctattgaaaaacaaaaagaagggCCTGTTCCGCCGCTCACTCCTGAGTGGCCTCAAGTTGCGAAAATCGGAGTCCAAGAGCTCTTTAGCCAGCCAGCGCAGCAAGCAGAGCTCCTTCCGTAGTGAGGCTGGCATGAGCACCGTCAGTTCAGCCGCATCCGACATCAACTCGACCATCAGCCTGGGAGATGGTGAAGGGGAGTCACCGGTGGGGGATGATGACGTGGATGCCACTACCACCGAGAGTTACGCCGGTGAATGGAAGAATGACAAGAGGACTGGCTGTGGGGTGAGCCGCCGTTCCGACGGACTGCAGTACCAGGGTGAATGGTTGGGCAACAAAAGGCATGGGTACGGATGCACCACCTTTCCTGACGGCACCAAGGAAGAGGGCAAGTACAAACAGAACGTGCTTGTCAGTGGTAAACGCAAGAACCTCATACCTCTACGTGCCAGCAAGATCCGTGAGAAAGTGGACAGGGTGGTAGAAGTGGCGGACAAGGCCGCTGACATTGCGAAGCAGAAGTCAGAAATTGCGCTGTCAAGGTAA